The proteins below are encoded in one region of Sinorhizobium meliloti:
- a CDS encoding dipeptide/oligopeptide/nickel ABC transporter permease/ATP-binding protein, translating into MSALAASPAPRRGSGRITSWHLLLNNRLATGGLMLLGLILLLIVLVPILPLPDPDATAPVDRLQPVLTAGHLLGTDQLGRDILSRLLWGTRVSIAVGFAATLIAAGIGSAIGIIAGYAGGRTDNAMMRGIDMLMAFPYILLALAIVAALGPGLMNALYAIALVNIPFFARNVRGVTLGYAHSEFVDAARLSGKGHLSVILTEVLPNVMPVIVITMSTTAGWMILETAGLSFLGLGAQPPQADLGSMLGEGRAQLFTAPHVSVVPGAMIFLIVISLNVLGDGIRDVLDPRLRSGALARPGPVTEVAPDRTAPANTAEGACLAIEKLETGFRRGKEIVPAVRDVSLHVEPGECLGLIGESGSGKSVTALSVMGLVASPPGVIRNGAVYLGNDDVLSMPETRLIAKRGSRVAYVFQDPLTTLHPMYPVGRQVEEAIAAHQPVRAAERREKAVALLEKVGIPDARERSVHYPHQLSGGQRQRVGIAMALANDPEIIIADEPTTALDVTVQARILELLRDLQREQGMALLFITHDFGIVSEFCDRVAVMKDGEIVETGKTREVLANPQHPYTKRLIACVPELGTGERFLDRVAGLFAGGKAEVAQ; encoded by the coding sequence ATGAGCGCGCTCGCAGCATCGCCGGCTCCGCGGAGGGGATCGGGACGGATCACGTCCTGGCACCTGCTGCTCAACAACCGGCTCGCCACGGGAGGGCTCATGCTGCTCGGACTGATCCTGTTGCTGATTGTTCTGGTCCCGATCCTGCCGCTGCCCGATCCGGATGCCACGGCACCCGTCGACCGGTTGCAGCCGGTGCTGACCGCCGGACATCTTCTCGGCACGGATCAGCTCGGGCGGGACATACTGAGCCGCCTGCTTTGGGGCACGCGGGTCTCGATCGCGGTCGGTTTCGCCGCGACCCTCATTGCGGCCGGGATCGGATCGGCGATCGGCATCATCGCCGGTTACGCCGGCGGGCGCACCGATAACGCCATGATGCGCGGCATCGACATGCTGATGGCCTTTCCCTACATCCTGCTGGCGCTCGCGATCGTCGCCGCCCTCGGGCCCGGACTGATGAATGCTCTCTATGCGATCGCCCTCGTAAATATTCCGTTCTTCGCCCGGAATGTGCGCGGCGTGACGCTCGGCTACGCCCATAGCGAATTCGTCGACGCGGCGCGGCTCTCCGGTAAGGGACATCTGTCTGTTATTCTCACCGAAGTTCTGCCGAACGTGATGCCGGTCATCGTCATCACCATGTCGACGACGGCAGGCTGGATGATCCTCGAGACGGCCGGGCTCAGCTTCCTCGGCCTCGGCGCGCAGCCGCCCCAGGCCGACCTCGGCTCCATGCTGGGCGAGGGGCGAGCGCAGCTCTTCACGGCCCCGCATGTCTCGGTCGTGCCGGGCGCGATGATCTTCCTGATCGTCATCAGCCTGAACGTTCTCGGCGACGGAATCCGCGACGTGCTGGACCCGCGGCTTCGCTCGGGCGCTCTCGCGCGGCCGGGGCCGGTCACCGAAGTCGCCCCCGACCGCACCGCGCCGGCAAACACGGCTGAAGGTGCTTGCCTGGCGATCGAGAAGCTGGAAACCGGCTTCCGGAGGGGAAAGGAGATCGTGCCGGCGGTTCGGGACGTCTCGCTGCATGTGGAGCCGGGCGAATGCCTTGGGCTTATCGGCGAGAGCGGCTCGGGCAAGAGCGTCACCGCCCTGTCCGTCATGGGCCTCGTCGCCTCGCCGCCGGGTGTGATCCGCAACGGTGCGGTCTATCTCGGAAACGACGATGTACTTTCCATGCCTGAAACCAGGCTGATCGCGAAACGCGGCAGCCGCGTCGCCTATGTGTTCCAGGACCCGCTCACGACGCTGCATCCAATGTATCCCGTCGGGCGGCAGGTGGAGGAGGCGATCGCAGCGCATCAGCCGGTCAGGGCGGCCGAACGGCGGGAAAAAGCCGTCGCGCTTCTGGAAAAGGTGGGTATCCCGGACGCCCGCGAGCGGTCGGTGCATTATCCCCACCAGCTTTCCGGCGGTCAGCGCCAGCGTGTCGGCATCGCGATGGCGCTCGCCAACGATCCGGAGATCATCATTGCGGACGAGCCGACGACCGCGCTGGACGTGACGGTTCAGGCCCGCATCCTGGAGCTCCTGCGCGATCTTCAGCGCGAGCAGGGCATGGCGCTGCTCTTCATCACCCACGACTTCGGCATCGTTTCGGAATTCTGCGACCGCGTGGCCGTGATGAAGGATGGCGAGATCGTCGAAACCGGTAAAACCCGGGAGGTACTCGCCAATCCGCAGCATCCCTATACGAAGCGGCTGATCGCCTGCGTGCCCGAGCTCGGAACGGGCGAGCGCTTCCTGGATCGTGTTGCCGGGCTTTTTGCCGGCGGCAAGGCGGAGGTGGCGCAATGA
- a CDS encoding LacI family DNA-binding transcriptional regulator yields the protein MTNGGRKKATIYDLSVLSGSSPSTVSAVLNGTWRKRRIKESTAELIRSLAETHQYTANRQARGLRSSRSGLVGLLLPVHDNRYFSSLAQTFEAHVRSKGQCPIVVSASRDPEEERRTAETLISYSIDELFICGATDPDGVHEVCEAAGLRHINIDLPGTKVPSVISDNFEGGRLLTEAIIRHFPAERPLEPDDLYLFGGRDDHATRERIRGFRAVKQELLGSDPDECIWPTGYAADNARKAFEAFYEQHGKLPRGFFVNSSINFEGLLRFMAEHPLENFTDLVVGCYDYDPFASFLPFPVIMIRQNIEGMIAKAFEVIEEPRASLQIHMIEPQLVPPRTALTGPLDALMDSEMPRE from the coding sequence ATGACGAACGGCGGCAGGAAAAAAGCGACGATCTATGATCTCTCGGTGCTGTCGGGAAGTTCGCCCTCTACCGTCAGTGCGGTGCTAAACGGCACGTGGCGCAAGCGACGGATCAAGGAAAGCACCGCGGAGCTCATCCGAAGCCTCGCCGAAACCCACCAGTACACTGCAAACCGGCAAGCGCGGGGCCTACGCAGTTCCCGTTCCGGCCTCGTCGGTCTGCTCCTGCCCGTACACGACAACCGCTACTTTTCTTCGCTTGCCCAGACCTTCGAGGCGCATGTGCGTAGCAAGGGCCAATGTCCGATCGTTGTCAGTGCGAGCCGGGACCCGGAGGAGGAGCGCAGGACGGCCGAAACGCTGATCTCCTATTCCATCGACGAATTGTTTATCTGCGGCGCGACGGATCCCGATGGCGTGCACGAGGTCTGCGAAGCGGCCGGCCTAAGGCATATCAACATCGATCTCCCCGGTACGAAAGTGCCGTCGGTCATCAGCGACAATTTCGAAGGCGGCCGCCTCCTGACCGAGGCGATCATCCGCCACTTCCCCGCCGAGCGGCCGCTCGAGCCCGACGATCTCTACCTGTTCGGCGGGCGCGATGATCACGCCACGCGCGAGCGCATCCGCGGATTTCGGGCGGTGAAGCAGGAGCTGCTGGGAAGCGATCCGGACGAGTGCATATGGCCGACCGGCTATGCCGCCGACAACGCGCGAAAGGCGTTCGAAGCCTTCTACGAACAGCATGGAAAACTGCCGCGCGGCTTCTTCGTCAACTCATCGATCAATTTCGAGGGATTGCTGCGTTTCATGGCCGAGCATCCGCTCGAAAATTTCACGGATCTCGTCGTCGGCTGCTACGATTACGACCCGTTCGCCTCCTTCCTCCCCTTCCCCGTCATCATGATCCGGCAGAATATCGAGGGAATGATAGCCAAGGCCTTCGAAGTGATCGAGGAACCGAGAGCATCCTTGCAGATACACATGATCGAGCCGCAGCTCGTGCCGCCGAGAACGGCGCTGACCGGTCCGCTCGATGCGCTGATGGACAGCGAGATGCCGCGGGAATGA
- a CDS encoding ATP-binding cassette domain-containing protein: MTGAAIQVRDLSKTFGGGRSFFGKAKHEIRAVKAVSLDVARGETLAVVGESGSGKSTLARMLAGLEEPTSGSMLIAGRDAAALRRSGPRAFGKTIQYVFQDPVASLNPRKTIQEILETPLKLLCGYEAPRRRARMQELLHAVQMPEDTLLRYPHEFSGGQAQRIAIARALATEAEIIVLDEPVSALDVSIQAQVLLLLRDLKQRFGLSYLFISHDLAVVEAISDRVAVMYFGEVVETAPAARLFTDPEHAYTRQLVASGPRIRKE; encoded by the coding sequence ATGACGGGTGCTGCCATTCAGGTTCGGGACCTTTCGAAGACCTTCGGCGGAGGCCGCAGCTTTTTCGGAAAGGCGAAGCATGAGATAAGGGCCGTGAAAGCGGTGTCGCTGGATGTCGCGCGGGGCGAGACCCTCGCTGTCGTCGGCGAAAGCGGGTCCGGCAAGAGCACGCTTGCACGCATGCTCGCCGGCCTAGAGGAACCGACATCCGGCAGCATGCTGATCGCAGGCAGGGATGCGGCGGCACTGCGGCGATCCGGCCCGAGGGCCTTCGGCAAGACGATCCAGTATGTCTTCCAGGATCCGGTCGCTTCGCTGAACCCGCGCAAGACGATCCAGGAAATCCTGGAGACGCCACTGAAGCTTTTGTGCGGCTACGAAGCCCCGCGCCGTCGCGCCCGGATGCAGGAGCTGCTGCACGCGGTGCAGATGCCGGAGGATACGCTCTTGCGCTACCCGCACGAGTTTTCCGGCGGGCAGGCGCAGCGGATCGCGATCGCCCGGGCGCTCGCGACGGAGGCCGAGATCATCGTGCTCGACGAGCCGGTGAGCGCGCTCGACGTGTCCATCCAGGCGCAGGTCCTGCTTCTGCTGCGCGATCTGAAGCAGCGCTTCGGCCTCTCCTATCTCTTCATCAGCCACGATCTGGCGGTGGTCGAGGCGATCTCGGATCGGGTGGCGGTGATGTATTTCGGCGAGGTGGTCGAGACTGCACCGGCCGCCCGCCTTTTTACCGACCCTGAGCACGCCTATACACGACAGCTTGTCGCAAGCGGCCCCCGCATCAGGAAAGAGTGA
- a CDS encoding ABC transporter permease, giving the protein MQAYVLKRLVAVVPVLFGLSIIVFLVMALIPGDTATAILGSYATPENVERINRDLGLDKPLVQQYAIWIGNVLQGDFGRSFALNRPVLDEVLERFQATLVLAGVSLVLCSVIGLLAGVVSAVRQFGWADRVITFFVLAGISTPSFWLGLLLIYLFAVHWRILPASGMYAVYGGGDLKDLLLHLILPAATLAVVAAGVIARLTRGAMLEVLRQDYVRTARAKGLPERRVIYAHAFRAALVSVVPAIGIQAGFVLGGAVYVETVFQWPGIGAMLVKAISTRDILLVQGGVLVVAASYVLFNLLADVVQSMLDPRIRT; this is encoded by the coding sequence ATGCAGGCCTATGTCCTGAAGCGGCTTGTTGCCGTGGTGCCCGTCCTGTTCGGGCTTTCCATCATCGTCTTTCTCGTCATGGCTCTCATTCCTGGCGACACGGCGACGGCCATTCTCGGCTCCTATGCGACGCCGGAAAACGTCGAGCGCATCAATCGTGACCTCGGACTCGACAAGCCGCTGGTGCAGCAATACGCGATCTGGATCGGCAACGTGCTGCAGGGCGATTTCGGCCGGTCCTTCGCGCTGAACCGGCCCGTGCTCGACGAGGTGCTGGAACGGTTTCAGGCAACGCTGGTGCTGGCCGGCGTATCGCTGGTCCTGTGCTCGGTGATCGGGCTTCTCGCAGGTGTGGTCTCCGCCGTGCGCCAGTTCGGCTGGGCCGACCGCGTCATCACCTTCTTCGTGCTGGCCGGCATCTCCACGCCTTCGTTCTGGCTCGGGCTCCTGCTCATCTACCTCTTCGCCGTTCATTGGCGCATCCTGCCGGCCTCCGGCATGTACGCCGTCTACGGCGGCGGTGACCTCAAGGATCTTCTGCTCCATCTGATCCTGCCGGCCGCCACGCTCGCCGTCGTTGCCGCCGGCGTCATAGCGAGGCTGACGCGCGGAGCGATGCTGGAGGTCCTGAGGCAGGACTATGTGCGCACGGCCCGCGCCAAGGGGCTGCCCGAGCGGCGTGTGATCTACGCCCATGCCTTCCGCGCGGCGCTGGTCAGCGTCGTTCCCGCGATAGGCATCCAGGCGGGCTTCGTGCTCGGCGGCGCCGTCTATGTCGAGACGGTGTTCCAGTGGCCCGGCATCGGCGCGATGCTCGTGAAGGCGATTTCTACGCGCGATATCCTGCTGGTACAGGGCGGCGTGCTCGTCGTGGCGGCGAGCTACGTCCTGTTCAACCTTCTCGCCGACGTCGTGCAGTCGATGCTCGATCCGAGGATTCGCACATGA
- the ngg gene encoding N-acetylglutaminylglutamine synthetase, with protein sequence MKKSREIALPRQRSKGTKAVTHRLNRLRTHTQPGRDAEGSRTAGGAKRDVVLDCGWGRLLFAQTFSDDEKLLSELREEAPSSRDIAFYVRDPHVLLSRAPQEIFLDPSHTYRLDLWTYRANTRRTRGITIRRLASEADGDGINRVYAACGMVQIRSDFFSSERDDRSLTYFVAQDDATGEIVGTVTGIDHQRLFDDPDRGASLWCLAVHPQARQPGIGEHLVRKLAEHFQARGLSYVDLSVMHDNTLAIGLYEKLNFRRMPLFAIKRKNAINEKFFAMPHQSYDALNPYARLIVDEATRRGIHVEITDAEGGFFRLSHGGRSIHCRESLSELTSGVAMSICDDKAITRRMVSAAGLVVPDQIEVDENGKAIQDFLKKHGKLVVKPARGEQGRGISVGITTMEALEEAIASARQVCDRVLLEAFFEGEDLRLVIIDYTLVAAAVRLPPRVIGDGRSKIASLIGKQSRRREAATGGESRIPLDAETDRCLGEQGLDLETILEEGREITVRKAANLHAGGSIHDVTEIVHPDLVEAACRAARAINIPVVGIDLMVRDPAEPDYVFIEANERPGLANHEPQPTAASFIELLFPGSRTAV encoded by the coding sequence ATGAAGAAGTCGCGCGAGATCGCATTGCCGCGTCAACGCAGCAAGGGCACCAAGGCGGTCACGCACCGGCTGAACCGGTTGCGGACGCATACTCAGCCAGGGCGCGATGCCGAGGGGTCGAGAACCGCCGGAGGGGCGAAGCGGGACGTCGTGCTCGACTGCGGTTGGGGCAGGCTCCTGTTCGCGCAGACGTTTTCCGACGACGAGAAACTCTTGTCCGAATTGCGCGAGGAAGCCCCCTCGAGCCGGGACATTGCCTTCTACGTACGGGACCCGCATGTGCTTCTGTCACGGGCGCCACAGGAGATTTTCCTCGACCCCTCCCACACCTACCGGCTCGACCTGTGGACCTACCGTGCAAACACCCGCCGCACGCGAGGCATCACGATCCGCAGGCTCGCGTCGGAAGCCGATGGAGACGGCATCAACCGGGTCTATGCCGCTTGCGGCATGGTCCAGATCCGATCCGATTTCTTCTCGTCCGAGCGGGACGACCGGTCGCTGACCTATTTCGTGGCGCAGGACGACGCCACGGGCGAGATCGTCGGCACGGTCACCGGCATCGACCACCAGAGACTGTTCGACGATCCGGACCGCGGCGCTTCGCTGTGGTGTCTCGCGGTGCATCCGCAGGCGCGCCAGCCGGGCATCGGCGAACATCTGGTCCGCAAGCTTGCCGAGCATTTCCAGGCACGCGGCCTTTCCTATGTCGACCTGTCGGTGATGCACGACAATACGTTGGCGATCGGGCTCTATGAGAAGCTGAATTTCCGGCGCATGCCGCTTTTCGCCATCAAGCGGAAGAATGCGATCAATGAGAAGTTTTTCGCGATGCCACATCAATCCTACGATGCGCTCAATCCCTATGCGCGGCTGATCGTGGATGAGGCGACGCGGCGCGGGATCCATGTCGAAATCACCGATGCGGAAGGCGGGTTTTTCCGCCTGTCCCATGGCGGACGCTCGATTCATTGCCGCGAGAGCCTATCGGAACTGACTTCCGGCGTCGCGATGTCGATCTGTGACGACAAGGCGATTACCCGCCGCATGGTCTCCGCGGCAGGGCTGGTCGTCCCGGACCAGATCGAAGTGGATGAAAACGGCAAGGCCATTCAGGACTTCCTAAAGAAGCACGGCAAGCTGGTGGTCAAGCCGGCACGCGGCGAGCAGGGCCGGGGCATCTCGGTCGGCATCACGACGATGGAAGCGCTGGAGGAGGCAATCGCCTCGGCCCGTCAGGTCTGCGACCGGGTATTGCTGGAAGCCTTTTTCGAGGGAGAGGACCTCCGCCTCGTGATCATCGACTATACGCTTGTTGCCGCCGCGGTTCGCTTGCCGCCGCGGGTCATTGGCGACGGCCGCAGCAAGATCGCTTCCCTCATCGGGAAACAGTCGCGCCGCCGCGAGGCCGCTACGGGCGGCGAAAGCCGGATTCCGCTCGATGCGGAGACGGATCGCTGCCTTGGGGAGCAGGGTCTCGATCTCGAAACGATACTGGAAGAGGGACGGGAGATTACGGTTCGCAAGGCCGCCAATCTCCATGCGGGCGGTTCGATCCACGACGTGACGGAGATCGTGCACCCCGATCTTGTCGAGGCCGCCTGCCGCGCGGCGCGGGCAATCAACATCCCGGTGGTCGGCATCGACCTCATGGTCCGCGATCCGGCGGAACCGGACTACGTCTTCATCGAGGCCAACGAGCGCCCCGGCCTGGCAAATCACGAACCACAGCCGACGGCGGCGAGCTTCATAGAGCTGCTTTTCCCCGGCAGCCGCACGGCAGTGTAG
- a CDS encoding N-acetylglutaminylglutamine amidotransferase, which yields MCGICGEVRFDGGSPSVTAVSIMADVLAPRGPDASGVVVRGNVGLGHRRLRILDLSDKSQQPMVDSDLGLSLVFNGCIYNFRELRLELEEKGYRFFSSGDTEVILKAWHAWGEECVSRFHGMFAFVIHERDSGRVVMARDRFGIKPLYIAEVQGALRFASALPALVKAGGVDTSIDVAALHNYMTFHAVVPPPRTILNGVRKLPPATLRVYERDGSFEDRRYWDPPYRRQAGDSAISREEWQEQLLDALRIAVKRRMVADVPVGVLLSGGVDSSLIVGLLAEAGQRGLMSFSVGFEEANGEKGDEFVYSDLIAGHFGTDHRKIFVPSADLMGALPGTIAAMSEPMVSYDNVGFYLLSKEVSKHVKVVQSGQGADEVFGGYHWYPPLMNSNDVVADYGKAFRDRSHAVLTTQLSDAWIADHDVSSDLLNEHLLREGADTPVDQALRLDSNVMLVDDPVKRVDNMTMAWGLEARVPFLDHELVELAARMPPEEKLRDGGKGILKDVARRVIPSEVIDRKKGYFPVPQLKYIAGPYLDLIRDTLRSQKARERGLFQDAYLDRLFQEPSDHITPLRGSELWQVGLLEMWLEAQGV from the coding sequence ATGTGTGGAATTTGTGGAGAAGTCAGGTTCGATGGCGGTTCGCCGTCGGTTACGGCAGTCTCGATCATGGCGGACGTCCTTGCCCCTCGCGGGCCGGATGCGTCAGGCGTGGTGGTGCGCGGGAATGTCGGACTGGGGCACCGGCGATTGCGTATTCTCGACCTCTCCGACAAGTCGCAGCAGCCGATGGTCGATTCCGACCTCGGCCTATCGCTCGTCTTCAACGGCTGCATCTACAATTTTCGCGAACTGAGGTTGGAGCTTGAAGAGAAGGGTTACAGATTCTTCTCGTCCGGCGATACCGAGGTCATCCTGAAGGCGTGGCATGCCTGGGGCGAGGAATGCGTCTCGCGTTTCCATGGCATGTTCGCATTCGTCATTCACGAGCGCGACAGCGGACGCGTCGTCATGGCGCGCGACCGTTTCGGGATCAAGCCGCTCTATATCGCCGAAGTACAGGGCGCCTTGCGCTTCGCTTCCGCCTTGCCCGCGCTCGTCAAGGCGGGCGGCGTCGACACCTCGATCGACGTGGCCGCGCTCCACAACTACATGACCTTCCACGCGGTCGTGCCGCCGCCGCGCACGATCCTGAACGGCGTTCGCAAGCTGCCGCCTGCGACCCTTCGCGTTTATGAACGTGACGGCAGCTTCGAGGACCGGCGCTACTGGGATCCGCCCTATCGCCGCCAGGCAGGTGACTCAGCCATAAGCCGCGAGGAATGGCAGGAACAGCTCCTCGACGCGCTGCGCATTGCCGTGAAGCGTCGCATGGTCGCCGACGTGCCGGTCGGCGTGCTTCTTTCCGGCGGCGTCGATTCCAGCCTGATCGTCGGGCTTCTCGCGGAAGCGGGCCAGCGCGGTCTCATGAGCTTCTCCGTCGGCTTCGAGGAGGCAAACGGCGAAAAGGGCGACGAATTCGTCTATTCGGACCTGATCGCCGGTCACTTCGGTACGGATCATCGCAAGATATTCGTCCCCTCCGCCGATCTGATGGGGGCCTTGCCCGGGACCATCGCCGCAATGTCCGAGCCGATGGTCTCCTATGACAATGTCGGCTTCTATCTGCTCTCGAAGGAGGTTTCGAAGCACGTCAAGGTCGTACAGTCGGGGCAGGGTGCGGACGAGGTCTTCGGAGGTTACCACTGGTACCCGCCGCTGATGAACTCCAACGACGTCGTTGCGGATTACGGCAAGGCCTTCCGCGACCGTTCCCACGCGGTCTTGACCACCCAGTTGTCGGATGCCTGGATTGCCGACCATGACGTGAGTAGCGACTTGCTGAACGAGCACCTCCTGCGCGAGGGTGCCGATACGCCCGTCGATCAGGCGCTCCGCCTCGACAGCAACGTTATGCTCGTCGACGACCCCGTGAAGCGGGTCGACAATATGACCATGGCCTGGGGCCTCGAAGCGCGCGTGCCTTTCCTCGACCACGAGCTGGTGGAACTTGCCGCGCGCATGCCCCCGGAGGAGAAGCTGCGCGACGGCGGCAAGGGCATTCTGAAGGACGTGGCGCGCCGGGTCATTCCGAGCGAGGTCATCGACCGCAAGAAAGGCTATTTCCCGGTGCCGCAGCTCAAATATATCGCCGGTCCGTATCTCGATCTGATCCGCGATACCTTGCGCTCGCAGAAGGCGCGCGAGCGGGGCCTCTTCCAAGATGCTTATCTTGACCGCCTGTTCCAGGAGCCGTCGGATCACATCACGCCGCTGCGCGGCTCCGAACTGTGGCAGGTCGGACTTCTTGAAATGTGGCTTGAAGCGCAGGGGGTATAG
- a CDS encoding autoinducer 2 ABC transporter substrate-binding protein has translation MIKKILAAALAASLSLAGAYTAAAQDTGKVGVVVKIGGIPWFNAMEAGIKERGEKLGVDAFMVGPTSADPALQVRAIEDLIAQNVKVIGVVPNDAKVLEPVLTKAREKGIIVITHESPSQKGADWDFELASATGFGEAHAKLLAEKMGGKGEYAVFVGSLTVPLHNAWADAAIEYIKKNHPEMTLVGDRYGVAEDVDKSRSTALDLISAHPDLKGFLAFGSQGPIGAGRAIEERRKVGEIFVLGPFSPGQGQKLIKSDAISGGFMWNPKQAGEVFVTLAAKLMKGEEIKDGEEIEGLGVIHPDFENRNIIVDQLVPINKETVADLAAMGL, from the coding sequence ATGATCAAGAAAATTCTTGCCGCCGCTCTGGCGGCGTCGCTTTCGCTTGCGGGTGCCTATACCGCCGCGGCGCAGGATACGGGCAAGGTCGGTGTCGTCGTCAAGATCGGCGGCATACCGTGGTTCAACGCCATGGAGGCGGGTATCAAGGAGCGCGGCGAAAAGCTTGGCGTCGACGCTTTCATGGTCGGGCCGACCAGTGCCGACCCGGCACTGCAGGTTCGCGCGATCGAAGACCTGATCGCCCAGAACGTCAAGGTGATCGGCGTCGTACCCAACGACGCCAAGGTGCTGGAGCCGGTGCTCACCAAGGCCAGGGAAAAGGGCATCATCGTCATTACGCATGAATCCCCCAGCCAGAAGGGCGCGGATTGGGATTTCGAGCTCGCGTCCGCCACCGGCTTCGGTGAGGCGCATGCAAAGCTGCTTGCGGAGAAAATGGGCGGCAAGGGCGAATATGCCGTCTTCGTAGGCTCGCTGACCGTGCCGCTGCACAATGCCTGGGCCGACGCAGCAATTGAATACATCAAGAAGAACCATCCCGAGATGACGCTTGTCGGCGATCGTTATGGCGTCGCAGAGGATGTGGACAAGAGCCGTTCGACGGCGCTCGATCTGATCTCCGCTCATCCGGATCTCAAAGGCTTCCTTGCCTTCGGAAGTCAGGGCCCAATTGGTGCCGGGCGCGCTATCGAGGAGCGCCGCAAGGTCGGCGAAATCTTCGTTCTCGGGCCTTTCTCGCCCGGCCAGGGCCAGAAGCTCATCAAGTCCGATGCCATTTCCGGCGGCTTCATGTGGAATCCCAAGCAGGCCGGCGAAGTCTTCGTGACGCTCGCCGCCAAGCTCATGAAGGGCGAGGAAATCAAGGACGGCGAGGAAATCGAAGGTCTCGGCGTGATCCACCCCGACTTCGAAAATCGAAACATCATCGTCGACCAGCTCGTGCCGATCAACAAGGAGACGGTCGCCGACCTCGCCGCGATGGGTCTCTGA
- a CDS encoding FadR/GntR family transcriptional regulator yields MPVVIEKKKETGGDGQRLFVPAERTKRRPEAIADRIKDYIRSEGLGPGDRLPQERDLIDTFKAAKGTVREAMKALETQGLVFTRSGPGGGAFVAKPSARHAMELLSTHFFFDQPSISDIYAMRKVLEPEVAALLAGRVTREELIALENTIRIYDHPPADLDEQYRQRVAELDFHSMLAQLCPNPLLGFVCGLMHNLLRELPAARAIYADPTSLSRETGLSFQYRLMAALKDGRSEDARVIAAEHMAFAESYMLERAAATK; encoded by the coding sequence ATGCCAGTGGTCATCGAAAAGAAAAAGGAAACCGGTGGAGATGGCCAGCGTCTCTTCGTCCCGGCCGAGCGTACGAAACGCAGACCTGAGGCGATCGCCGATCGCATCAAGGATTACATCCGCTCGGAAGGATTGGGGCCGGGCGACCGTCTTCCGCAGGAGCGCGACCTGATCGACACGTTCAAGGCGGCCAAGGGGACCGTACGCGAGGCGATGAAAGCGCTGGAGACGCAGGGCCTCGTCTTCACGCGCAGCGGCCCGGGAGGCGGCGCCTTCGTCGCCAAGCCCTCGGCGCGGCACGCCATGGAGCTTCTGTCGACCCACTTCTTCTTCGATCAGCCGAGCATTTCCGACATATACGCCATGCGCAAGGTGCTGGAGCCGGAGGTAGCGGCGCTCCTGGCCGGCAGGGTGACGCGGGAGGAACTCATCGCCCTCGAAAACACGATCCGCATCTACGATCATCCCCCCGCCGATCTGGACGAGCAGTATCGCCAGCGCGTCGCCGAGCTCGACTTTCATTCGATGCTGGCGCAACTCTGCCCGAATCCGCTTCTCGGCTTCGTCTGCGGGCTCATGCACAATCTGCTGCGCGAACTCCCGGCCGCACGAGCGATCTATGCCGACCCGACGTCGCTTTCGCGAGAAACGGGCTTGTCGTTCCAGTACCGGCTCATGGCCGCGCTCAAGGACGGGCGGTCGGAGGATGCGCGCGTGATCGCCGCCGAGCATATGGCTTTCGCCGAAAGCTACATGCTCGAACGTGCAGCCGCGACCAAGTGA